In Novipirellula artificiosorum, the genomic window TGTAAAGGGAACTTAATACCCAAGTACCTCAATTTAACCAGTTTTCGCTTCTTGCTTGTCGTTTTTTTGATAACTAGCATAGAGCGGTAATCGAATCGTCGTCGGTTTCCCCGTTTCGTGGGGAGTCACCGCCGACTTAGCTGCCCACCCGAAACCCCGCATGCGATCCACACTGAATGAGTTGTGGAGGAGACGAAACCACTATGAACCGCACGGCCCAACGATTTTACCGATGGAGTCTCGTTAGCTCCCTTATCTTGCTTTTGGGGATTAGCCCCGCATCGGCCGGTTGGCTGTTGCATCACGCCCGTTGTGCAAACCAGGCGGCATGTTGCCCCGCCGAACCGGTTTGTCCCGCACCGGTTCCGTGTTGTCCCGCACCGGTGACTTGCTGCCCCGCGCCCGTGACTTGTTGTCCCGCACCCGTGGTAAACGATTGCTGCGACTCAGGCTCCGTTTCGTATGATGCCGTTACGGTGGAGACCGGATGCTGTGATTACAGTGCCGTCGATGCGGGAATCGTCGAATCAGGAACCGTCATTTACGACGCTCCCTTGATGAGCGACGGTGCCGCCGCGATGGAAAGTGGCATGGTTCTCGAACAGACGCTGGACTCCGGCGAAATCGTTGTCGAAGCGGATTCCCCTTTCGATCAAGCGGTTGAAGAGGAAGGTGCCGTCGGGGCATCGGCGTCCGACGTTCCCCTGACTCCGGAAACCGAGGCCTCGGAAGCGGCTGCAACTGCCGCGGAAGAAGCGGTTGTCGAAGAAGCGGTTGCGGAAGAAGCCGTGATGGAGGAAGCGGTTGTCGAAGAAGCGGTTGCGGAAGAAGCCGTGATGGAGGAAGCGGTTGTCGAGGAAGCGGTCGTGGAAGAGCCAGCTATCGAAGAGCCAGCTATCGAAGAGCCGGCCGCTGAAGAGCCGGCCGCTGAAGAGCCAGTGATGGAAGATCTGTTTGGCTCGAGCGATGCTGCCGATGCGACCGTGGAAGAGCCAGCGATGGAAGCAGATGACCTTTTTGGCGAGTCGCCCGCAACGGAAGCACCGGCTGAGGAAGCTCCCGCAGTCGAAGACGATCTGTTTGGTGAGCCACCCGCAGCGGAGGCACCCGCAGCGGAGGAACCTGCGGTGGACGATCTGTTTGGTGTCGAAGACGATGCTGCGGAGGCCGCTGAAGCCGCCCCCGACGATTTGTTTGGTGAGGCTCCGATGGATGCTGAAGAGCCCGCCGCGGATGCAGTCGACGACTTGTTCGGCGGTCAAACGGAGGAAACACCCGAAGCGGACCTTGAATCGGCCACCGACGACCTGTTCGGTACACCACCCGCCGACGAAGCACCCGCAACTCCGGCGTTGGACGACTTGT contains:
- a CDS encoding SHD1 domain-containing protein — protein: MNRTAQRFYRWSLVSSLILLLGISPASAGWLLHHARCANQAACCPAEPVCPAPVPCCPAPVTCCPAPVTCCPAPVVNDCCDSGSVSYDAVTVETGCCDYSAVDAGIVESGTVIYDAPLMSDGAAAMESGMVLEQTLDSGEIVVEADSPFDQAVEEEGAVGASASDVPLTPETEASEAAATAAEEAVVEEAVAEEAVMEEAVVEEAVAEEAVMEEAVVEEAVVEEPAIEEPAIEEPAAEEPAAEEPVMEDLFGSSDAADATVEEPAMEADDLFGESPATEAPAEEAPAVEDDLFGEPPAAEAPAAEEPAVDDLFGVEDDAAEAAEAAPDDLFGEAPMDAEEPAADAVDDLFGGQTEETPEADLESATDDLFGTPPADEAPATPALDDLFGEPPVEAPSEEAAAPADDLFGMPEPAAEASEPSESRMTIDDLFGSNETQKGHHQLVVSEKSVPAMKSLSNTRSRVWIDDTGSYRTQGRLVEINLGHIRLLKANGKTCTVPYSRMCSADSAYVASIEKQIEASRVAMLTSR